In Liquorilactobacillus nagelii DSM 13675, the following proteins share a genomic window:
- the cysS gene encoding cysteine--tRNA ligase: protein MLQMYNTLTKQKEKFKPLVPGTIKMYVCGPTVYNYIHIGNARSAVAFDTIRRYLEFRGFQVEYVSNFTDVDDKIIRASHEQQITPQQLADKYIAAFYEDTAALNIKRATLNPRVTKTMPEIIEFIQVLIDKGYAYQSAGDVYYRARHFKNYGQLSGQSVDELELGASERLNAIDEEKKEDPLDFALWKAAKPDEIFWQSPWGKGRPGWHIECSVMATKYLGETIDIHAGGQDLEFPHHENEIAQSEAETGKKFANYWLHNGFVTIGEDDAKMSKSLGNFVTVHDLLKKIDPQVLRFFMATTQYRRPIRYSQTNLREAAANLLKLKTAYHNATYRLKTAIDEPQSTACQELITQQQQKFTAAMDDDFNVQNAVMAIYELAKQLNIYVTLPKVSHQDLLSLQQTLVKLTAVLGIKLSDQTKDHDLTEQVEKLIAQRNQARQQQDFAQSDAIRDQLKAKGILLEDTPQGTRWKFANE, encoded by the coding sequence TTGCTTCAAATGTATAATACATTAACTAAACAAAAAGAAAAATTTAAGCCATTAGTTCCCGGGACTATTAAAATGTATGTTTGTGGTCCGACAGTATATAATTATATTCATATTGGTAATGCGCGTAGTGCGGTTGCTTTTGATACGATTCGGCGTTATTTAGAATTTCGCGGTTTCCAAGTTGAATATGTTTCTAATTTTACGGATGTTGATGATAAAATTATTCGGGCTAGTCATGAGCAACAGATTACACCACAACAATTAGCCGATAAATATATCGCAGCTTTTTATGAAGATACCGCTGCTTTGAATATTAAGCGAGCTACTTTAAACCCACGGGTAACAAAAACAATGCCAGAAATCATCGAATTTATTCAAGTGTTGATCGATAAGGGCTACGCTTATCAATCAGCTGGAGATGTTTATTATCGAGCACGGCATTTTAAAAACTATGGCCAGCTTTCAGGTCAATCAGTTGATGAGTTGGAACTTGGCGCGAGCGAACGACTGAACGCAATTGATGAAGAAAAAAAAGAAGATCCATTGGACTTTGCTTTATGGAAAGCTGCTAAGCCGGATGAAATTTTCTGGCAGTCACCTTGGGGTAAAGGACGTCCTGGGTGGCATATTGAGTGTTCCGTCATGGCAACTAAATATTTAGGTGAGACAATTGATATTCATGCTGGTGGTCAAGACTTGGAGTTTCCACATCATGAAAATGAGATTGCCCAAAGTGAAGCGGAAACTGGCAAAAAATTTGCTAATTACTGGTTACACAATGGCTTTGTAACGATTGGTGAAGATGATGCCAAAATGAGCAAATCACTGGGGAACTTTGTGACGGTTCATGATTTATTAAAGAAAATTGATCCCCAAGTTTTACGTTTCTTTATGGCAACAACTCAATATCGACGACCGATTCGGTATAGTCAAACTAATTTAAGAGAAGCTGCGGCTAACTTATTGAAGCTAAAAACAGCTTATCATAATGCAACTTATCGATTAAAAACGGCGATTGATGAACCACAATCAACAGCTTGTCAAGAACTAATAACTCAGCAACAACAGAAATTTACAGCTGCAATGGACGATGATTTTAATGTTCAAAATGCTGTGATGGCGATTTATGAATTGGCCAAGCAGTTGAATATTTATGTTACGTTACCTAAAGTTAGCCACCAAGACTTGCTTAGCCTCCAGCAGACCTTAGTCAAATTAACTGCAGTTTTAGGAATTAAACTATCAGACCAGACTAAAGATCATGATTTGACTGAACAAGTCGAAAAATTAATTGCACAGCGAAATCAAGCTCGACAGCAGCAAGACTTTGCTCAAAGTGATGCAATTCGTGATCAGTTAAAAGCCAAGGGTATTTTGCTAGAAGATACCCCACAGGGAACAAGGTGGAAATTTGCAAATGAATGA
- a CDS encoding C40 family peptidase produces MKKRRPQLLLAAVVFLTSIGLTYNVSASKTDEQISTVNSKIEQTQASVDQAQKTISKLQSQQTKDQAEIHSLSKNINARKSHLAQQARSAQTNDTGSLIAFLTDAKSLSDAIDRVATVATMVNANNQTLSEQKSDKQKVVADKASVDAAAAKEKSLTNSLNQQLADLAVQKVELKVQKSKEDADRKKAEDALAAAKKAAQTVKTTKNQVTAVQAVATASKAAASVTDNNSNKTTVQTAYKTSNSSNDDSSSDNTNTTSSSSVNTSSVVAAAISLTKMNIPYVYGGSSLSGMDCSGLTMYVYSMFGVSLPHNTVAQEGYVNYESVSQAQPGDLLFWGSKGASYHVAIYIGGGQFVHAPTEGENVKISSISGFPPSFAGRIK; encoded by the coding sequence GTGAAGAAAAGAAGACCACAATTGCTGTTGGCAGCAGTAGTTTTTTTAACAAGTATTGGTTTAACGTATAATGTTTCAGCTTCGAAGACCGATGAACAAATTTCGACAGTTAATTCTAAAATTGAACAAACTCAAGCATCAGTAGACCAAGCACAGAAGACAATTTCTAAATTACAGTCACAACAAACTAAGGATCAAGCTGAAATTCATTCTTTGAGTAAGAATATTAATGCTCGAAAGAGTCATTTAGCTCAACAAGCACGTTCAGCTCAAACAAATGATACTGGCTCTTTAATTGCTTTTTTGACAGATGCTAAAAGTTTGAGTGATGCAATTGATCGAGTAGCAACTGTTGCTACAATGGTTAATGCTAATAACCAGACATTGAGTGAACAAAAAAGTGATAAGCAAAAAGTAGTTGCTGATAAGGCTAGTGTTGATGCGGCAGCAGCAAAAGAAAAATCATTAACTAACAGCTTAAATCAACAACTGGCAGATTTAGCGGTTCAAAAAGTTGAATTGAAAGTACAGAAGTCAAAAGAAGATGCAGATCGTAAAAAAGCTGAAGATGCTTTAGCAGCAGCGAAAAAGGCTGCACAAACTGTTAAGACAACTAAAAATCAGGTAACAGCAGTTCAAGCGGTTGCGACAGCTAGCAAGGCAGCTGCAAGTGTTACCGATAATAATTCAAACAAGACTACCGTTCAAACTGCATATAAAACAAGCAATAGCAGTAATGATGATAGTAGTAGTGATAACACTAACACTACTAGTTCTAGTAGTGTTAATACGAGTTCAGTTGTGGCAGCAGCAATTTCTTTGACAAAGATGAATATTCCATATGTATATGGTGGCTCATCATTATCTGGTATGGATTGTTCAGGCTTAACAATGTATGTTTACAGTATGTTTGGTGTTAGTTTGCCACATAACACTGTAGCACAAGAAGGCTATGTGAATTATGAATCAGTTTCGCAAGCCCAACCAGGAGATTTGTTATTCTGGGGTTCTAAAGGTGCCTCATACCATGTTGCAATTTATATTGGCGGGGGTCAATTTGTTCATGCACCAACAGAAGGAGAAAACGTTAAGATTAGCAGCATCTCAGGCTTCCCACCGAGTTTTGCTGGTCGAATTAAATAA
- a CDS encoding PIN/TRAM domain-containing protein → MRRKIIKIIFIALGIGAGYSFMPYLWLIAGMRTNFYLNNAFVNMVVGLLVMLVVSVFATTPLENAIKKIEASLARQSPLIIISTSVSTVIGLLIAVLISTLFSHSQLFFLNTILPIILMLILGYLGFIVGKNHLDDLKKLLVIRKKNEQKIRKDEQSPVLERKVDDNFHRLKLLDTNILIDGRIYDLVQTGFIEGKLVVPNFVLYELQYIADSADSVKRVRGRRGLDILNKLRKEKKTPVEMYEGDFEDIAEVDSKLIKLAKMIDAVIITNDYNLNKVSEFQNVEVLNVNALAKALRPRVVPGEKMTVTVIKNGTERQQGVAYLDDGTMIVVEDGRYYLNKQVEVEVTSALQTDAGRMIFAKPSHSTRGIKEKN, encoded by the coding sequence ATGCGTAGAAAAATCATTAAAATTATCTTTATCGCACTGGGAATTGGCGCAGGTTATTCATTTATGCCATATTTATGGCTGATTGCCGGGATGCGCACTAATTTTTATTTAAACAATGCTTTTGTTAATATGGTGGTTGGTTTGCTAGTAATGCTTGTGGTTTCAGTTTTTGCAACCACACCATTGGAAAATGCTATAAAAAAAATTGAGGCTAGTTTAGCTCGGCAAAGTCCCTTAATCATTATCTCAACAAGTGTGTCAACTGTAATTGGCTTATTGATTGCAGTTTTGATTTCAACCTTGTTTTCGCATTCGCAATTATTTTTCTTAAATACGATTTTGCCAATAATTTTAATGTTGATTTTAGGATACTTAGGTTTTATTGTCGGCAAGAACCATCTAGATGATTTGAAGAAATTATTGGTAATTAGAAAAAAGAATGAACAGAAAATAAGAAAGGATGAACAGTCACCAGTTTTAGAACGAAAAGTCGATGATAATTTTCATCGGTTGAAGTTATTAGATACCAACATTTTGATTGATGGTCGGATTTATGATTTAGTTCAAACCGGATTTATTGAAGGAAAACTAGTAGTTCCAAATTTTGTTTTGTATGAATTGCAATATATTGCTGATTCGGCTGATAGTGTGAAAAGAGTACGTGGCCGTCGTGGATTAGATATTTTGAACAAATTACGCAAAGAAAAGAAAACACCGGTTGAAATGTATGAAGGCGACTTTGAAGATATTGCTGAAGTCGATAGCAAATTAATTAAGTTAGCTAAAATGATCGATGCAGTCATCATTACCAATGACTATAATTTGAATAAAGTTAGTGAATTTCAAAATGTTGAAGTTTTAAATGTTAATGCCTTAGCTAAGGCGTTACGGCCACGGGTGGTTCCTGGTGAAAAAATGACAGTTACGGTTATTAAAAATGGAACCGAACGGCAGCAAGGGGTTGCGTATCTTGATGACGGAACAATGATTGTTGTTGAAGATGGACGATATTATTTGAACAAGCAAGTTGAAGTTGAGGTTACTAGCGCTTTGCAAACAGATGCTGGTCGCATGATTTTCGCCAAACCATCCCACTCAACTCGTGGAATCAAAGAAAAAAATTAG
- a CDS encoding N-acetyltransferase: MEQILSNSSFDLFTETNTFKPVAHLGICKLSEQKIILLEHTWVDPQKRHQGWAEKLLTAFMQVNEFQEFKILPLCPYAKFFFSQHPEFKHHLINQ, encoded by the coding sequence ATGGAACAGATCTTGTCGAATAGTTCTTTCGACCTTTTTACTGAAACAAATACATTTAAACCAGTTGCTCATTTAGGAATTTGCAAACTTTCAGAACAAAAAATAATTTTACTTGAACATACTTGGGTCGATCCGCAAAAACGTCATCAAGGCTGGGCTGAAAAATTGCTAACTGCTTTTATGCAAGTAAACGAGTTTCAGGAATTCAAGATCTTGCCACTTTGTCCTTATGCTAAATTCTTTTTTTCACAGCATCCTGAATTTAAACATCATTTAATCAATCAATAA
- the rpiA gene encoding ribose-5-phosphate isomerase RpiA has translation MNQNQLKQQVGQKAAELVEDQTIVGLGTGSTVRYLVEALGKRVAEEKLNITGVVTSNATADLAQKCGIKLKSVDEVEQIDMTIDGADEISADFQGIKGGGAALLFEKIVATNSKKNVWIVDQSKLKKQLGAFPLPVEVIPYGSQKIFERFQQAGYQPTFRLTADQQKKKTDSGNFIIDLHLQQIENPQALATKLIQQVGVVEHGLFLNLVNTVIVGTPTGPQVITAR, from the coding sequence ATGAATCAGAATCAATTAAAACAACAAGTTGGTCAAAAAGCTGCCGAATTAGTTGAAGATCAGACAATCGTCGGTTTAGGAACCGGAAGTACTGTTCGTTATTTAGTTGAAGCCTTAGGCAAAAGAGTTGCCGAAGAAAAACTAAACATTACTGGTGTCGTTACTTCAAACGCAACTGCTGATTTAGCCCAAAAATGTGGAATTAAATTGAAATCAGTTGATGAAGTTGAACAAATTGATATGACAATTGATGGTGCCGATGAAATCAGTGCTGATTTTCAAGGAATCAAAGGCGGTGGTGCAGCTTTACTTTTCGAAAAGATTGTCGCTACTAACTCAAAGAAAAACGTTTGGATTGTTGATCAAAGCAAGCTAAAAAAGCAGTTAGGTGCTTTTCCTCTTCCCGTTGAAGTTATTCCTTACGGTAGCCAAAAAATTTTTGAACGTTTCCAGCAAGCTGGTTATCAGCCCACTTTTCGTTTAACCGCCGATCAACAAAAGAAAAAAACTGATTCAGGTAACTTTATAATTGATTTACATCTACAGCAAATTGAAAATCCTCAAGCTTTAGCAACTAAACTCATTCAACAAGTTGGGGTAGTTGAACATGGACTATTTTTAAATCTCGTTAATACCGTGATCGTCGGTACACCTACTGGGCCGCAAGTAATTACTGCTCGCTAA
- a CDS encoding dUTP diphosphatase, with product MKRGFKIVSSYADKKIKLPVRATQQAAGYDFFAAKDFILPSIWQPKFIKVLWQLIIKSATEISETETQVAEKSLQPLLVPTGIKAYMQPDEFLLLANRSSNPLKRRLILPNGVGIVDADYYNNQTNEGEIFFQLLNFGLKDRLIKKGERIGQGIFLPFLAVDAEVKPQQKRQGGFGSSGK from the coding sequence ATGAAGCGTGGTTTTAAAATTGTTAGCAGTTATGCTGATAAAAAGATTAAGTTGCCAGTTAGAGCAACTCAACAAGCAGCTGGTTATGATTTTTTTGCTGCTAAAGATTTTATTTTACCAAGTATTTGGCAGCCTAAATTTATTAAAGTTTTATGGCAACTGATTATTAAATCGGCGACAGAGATTTCAGAGACTGAAACCCAGGTAGCTGAAAAGAGTTTGCAACCATTATTGGTGCCGACTGGAATTAAAGCTTACATGCAGCCAGATGAATTTTTACTTTTAGCGAACCGTTCCAGTAATCCGTTGAAGCGACGCTTAATTTTACCTAATGGAGTTGGGATTGTTGATGCAGATTACTATAATAATCAAACAAATGAAGGGGAAATTTTTTTTCAATTGTTAAATTTTGGATTGAAAGATCGACTAATCAAAAAAGGCGAGCGGATAGGTCAAGGAATTTTTCTGCCGTTTTTGGCAGTTGATGCTGAAGTTAAACCACAGCAAAAGCGTCAAGGTGGGTTTGGTTCATCCGGAAAATAA
- a CDS encoding 2,3-bisphosphoglycerate-dependent phosphoglycerate mutase yields MVKLVLLRHGQSLANQENEYTGWTDSPLTEQGRYEALDAGKLLARVEIQFSTLHTSLLSRAIETSNIVLDQIHENWVPIKKTWRLNERHYGALRGLNKDKTREIYGKKQVALWRRSFATVPPLLSQTDHERRYQVWPESILPRAESLEMASNRIIPYWLDQIAPALLHGKNQLIVAHGSTLRALIKYLEEIDDRSIDGVEVANAVPILYTLDDKLKIMQKRELK; encoded by the coding sequence ATGGTTAAATTAGTGCTATTACGTCATGGACAAAGTTTAGCAAATCAAGAAAATGAGTATACTGGTTGGACAGATTCTCCATTGACTGAGCAGGGTAGATATGAAGCACTGGATGCTGGTAAATTATTAGCTAGAGTGGAAATTCAATTTAGTACATTACATACTTCACTGCTTTCACGAGCAATTGAAACTTCAAACATTGTCCTTGATCAAATTCATGAAAACTGGGTTCCAATCAAAAAAACTTGGCGTTTAAATGAAAGACATTATGGGGCTTTAAGAGGGTTAAATAAAGATAAAACACGTGAAATTTATGGAAAAAAACAGGTTGCATTATGGCGCCGGAGCTTTGCTACCGTACCACCTTTATTATCTCAAACTGATCATGAGCGACGTTATCAGGTTTGGCCAGAATCAATTTTACCACGAGCAGAAAGTTTAGAGATGGCCTCTAATCGAATTATTCCATATTGGCTTGACCAAATTGCCCCTGCCTTGTTACATGGCAAAAATCAATTAATTGTAGCACATGGTAGTACCCTTAGAGCGCTTATCAAATATTTGGAAGAGATTGACGACCGTTCAATTGATGGAGTAGAAGTTGCTAATGCTGTGCCAATTCTTTATACGCTAGACGATAAATTGAAGATCATGCAAAAAAGAGAATTAAAATAA
- a CDS encoding C1 family peptidase encodes MTKAINATTLADFQKNLANRPEHTILERAVTKNGILATAADYHSAVAMNPVFSIDLDTGDVANQKQSGRCWMFAALNTMRHDIKNKFGVPKDFELSQNYTFFWDKLEKANYFYENVLKTAQLPTSDRKVAWLMTTPQQDGGQWDMIVAIIEKYGIVPQSVMPETYNSSKSVEVNSSLNLKLRKDAVKLRKLVADQATDNEIATAKKAMLTEVYRLLAYSFGEPPIKFDFEYRDADKKYHIDRDLTPQSFFKKYVGWDLDQYVSVINGPTADKPYNKMYTVEMLGNVVDGRPVRHLNVTMDTFRTIALKQLEAGESVWFGCDVGKSSDRQKGIMDTDLYKQDELFDIDFNMTKAERLDYGQSLMTHAMVLTGVDVVDGQPTKWKVENSWGKKVGTDGFFVMSNDWMNEYCYQVVVNKKFLPEKLQEVLKKEAKVLAPWDPMGSLA; translated from the coding sequence TTGACGAAAGCAATTAATGCAACCACATTAGCCGATTTCCAAAAAAATCTAGCTAATCGTCCTGAGCACACAATATTAGAAAGAGCCGTCACTAAAAATGGAATTTTGGCAACTGCTGCTGATTACCACTCTGCCGTTGCAATGAATCCAGTCTTTTCAATTGATCTTGATACCGGTGACGTGGCTAACCAAAAGCAATCTGGCCGCTGCTGGATGTTTGCCGCCCTAAATACCATGCGCCATGATATTAAAAATAAATTTGGTGTCCCTAAAGACTTTGAGCTTTCACAAAACTATACATTTTTCTGGGATAAGCTAGAAAAAGCAAATTACTTTTATGAAAATGTTCTAAAAACCGCTCAATTGCCAACATCTGATCGCAAAGTTGCTTGGTTAATGACCACACCGCAACAGGATGGTGGCCAATGGGATATGATTGTTGCCATTATTGAAAAATATGGTATTGTTCCCCAATCAGTGATGCCTGAGACTTACAACTCCTCTAAATCGGTTGAAGTTAATAGCTCACTTAATTTAAAATTACGTAAAGATGCTGTTAAACTTAGAAAATTAGTTGCAGATCAAGCAACCGATAACGAAATTGCTACTGCAAAAAAAGCAATGTTAACTGAAGTTTATCGCTTATTGGCTTATAGTTTTGGCGAACCACCAATTAAATTTGATTTTGAATATCGTGATGCTGATAAAAAATACCATATTGATCGTGACTTGACACCGCAAAGCTTCTTTAAAAAATATGTTGGTTGGGATCTTGATCAGTACGTTTCAGTAATCAATGGACCAACTGCCGATAAACCTTATAACAAGATGTATACTGTAGAAATGTTGGGAAATGTCGTCGATGGCCGACCAGTTCGTCATTTAAACGTCACTATGGATACTTTCCGCACCATCGCTCTAAAACAGCTCGAAGCTGGTGAAAGCGTTTGGTTTGGCTGTGACGTTGGCAAATCATCGGATCGTCAAAAAGGTATCATGGACACTGATTTGTATAAGCAGGATGAATTATTCGATATTGATTTTAATATGACTAAAGCTGAACGCTTAGATTACGGTCAAAGTTTAATGACCCATGCGATGGTATTAACAGGGGTTGATGTAGTTGATGGTCAACCAACCAAGTGGAAAGTCGAAAACTCTTGGGGTAAAAAAGTCGGAACTGATGGATTCTTTGTTATGAGTAATGACTGGATGAATGAATATTGTTATCAAGTCGTCGTCAATAAAAAATTCTTACCAGAAAAATTGCAAGAAGTTCTAAAAAAAGAAGCAAAAGTTTTAGCTCCTTGGGATCCAATGGGATCTTTGGCTTAG
- the radA gene encoding DNA repair protein RadA — MAKVKTQYVCQNCGYSSPRYLGRCPNCGNWNSLVEEIEESSNKKNNNWATVGDHRSSKPQLLSQVDVHESPRYVTKMAELNRVLGGGIVPGSLVLIGGDPGIGKSTLLMQVSGQLAAAKKKVLYVSGEESALQIKLRSQRLGVSGDCFYLYPETDMQVIRQAASQLKPDFMVIDSVQTMQEPELTSAIGSVAQIREVTAELLKIAKTNDITIFIVGHVTKGGAIAGPKILEHMVDTVLYFEGDLHHAYRILRAVKNRFGSTNEIGIFEMRESGLAEVANPSEIFLEERLQGATGSAVVASLEGTRPILAEVQALVTPTAFGNAKRTTTGLDHNRVSLIMAVLEKRAGLLLQNQDAYLKAAGGVKLDEPAIDLALAISIASSYRDLGTRPTDCFIGELGLTGEVRRVNRIETRVVEAAKLGFKRAIIPKNNLTGWQVPAAIEVLPVTTLAQALKVVFAK, encoded by the coding sequence ATGGCTAAAGTTAAGACACAGTATGTATGTCAGAATTGCGGATATAGTTCACCGCGTTACCTAGGTCGTTGCCCCAATTGTGGCAACTGGAATAGTTTAGTTGAAGAAATTGAAGAGTCTTCTAACAAAAAAAACAATAATTGGGCTACAGTTGGCGACCATCGATCAAGCAAACCACAGTTACTAAGTCAAGTTGATGTTCATGAGAGTCCACGTTATGTAACCAAAATGGCTGAACTTAATCGAGTCTTGGGTGGCGGAATTGTTCCAGGATCGTTAGTTTTAATTGGTGGAGATCCCGGAATTGGTAAATCAACATTATTAATGCAAGTTTCAGGTCAATTAGCAGCGGCTAAAAAGAAAGTTTTATATGTTTCAGGAGAAGAGAGTGCCTTGCAGATTAAACTGCGTTCGCAACGTTTGGGGGTTAGTGGAGACTGTTTCTATCTTTATCCAGAAACAGATATGCAAGTAATTCGGCAAGCAGCTAGTCAATTAAAACCAGATTTTATGGTAATTGATTCGGTTCAGACGATGCAAGAGCCAGAGCTGACTTCGGCAATTGGCAGTGTTGCTCAAATTCGAGAAGTTACTGCGGAATTATTGAAAATTGCTAAGACAAATGATATTACAATTTTTATTGTGGGACATGTAACTAAGGGGGGAGCAATTGCTGGCCCCAAAATTTTGGAACATATGGTAGATACAGTTTTATATTTTGAAGGTGACTTACATCACGCCTATCGAATTTTAAGAGCTGTAAAAAATCGCTTTGGTTCAACTAATGAAATTGGAATTTTTGAAATGCGAGAAAGTGGTTTGGCAGAAGTGGCCAATCCATCGGAAATTTTTTTAGAAGAACGACTGCAAGGGGCAACTGGATCGGCTGTGGTAGCGTCTCTTGAAGGAACTCGGCCAATTCTGGCAGAGGTTCAAGCACTAGTAACGCCAACTGCTTTCGGCAATGCTAAACGCACAACTACTGGATTGGATCACAATCGGGTATCTTTAATTATGGCAGTTTTAGAAAAAAGGGCTGGTTTGTTATTACAAAATCAAGATGCTTATCTAAAGGCGGCAGGTGGTGTTAAACTGGATGAGCCAGCAATTGATTTGGCTTTAGCAATTAGCATTGCTTCAAGTTATCGCGACCTTGGCACGCGTCCAACGGATTGTTTTATCGGTGAATTGGGCTTGACTGGTGAGGTTCGCCGAGTTAATCGAATTGAGACACGGGTCGTTGAAGCTGCAAAATTAGGCTTTAAACGAGCAATCATTCCGAAAAATAATTTGACGGGCTGGCAGGTGCCAGCGGCAATTGAAGTTTTGCCGGTAACGACTTTAGCTCAAGCCTTAAAAGTAGTTTTTGCAAAATAA
- the gltX gene encoding glutamate--tRNA ligase: MADKKIRVRYAPSPTGHLHIGNARTALFNYLFARHNGGTFVIRIEDTDLKRNIADGERSQLDNLKWLGMDWDEGPDKPGDFGPYRQSERLSIYKPLIQKLLDNGQAYESFVTEEELTKQREEQRAQGVAPHYVYEYQGMTAEEIKEKQAADRAAGLKPVVRIRVPENKTYEFDDIVKGPISFDSDTIGGDFVIQKRDGMPTYNFAVVVDDHMMQITHVLRGDDHIANTPKQLVVYEAFGWEPPVFGHMTLIINTETGKKLSKRDESVLQFIEQYRELGYLPDAMFNFITLLGWSPVGEKEIFTRKQLIKMFDPKRLSRSPASFDGKKLEWVNNQYVKNARMDRIANESIKQLIRAKRLPENPDAKTVAWARSLTDLFKQQMSYMGEIIDLSGIFFLDPPVLDEAAKTELRDENAVLVLEKFIEKVKSMPLFDAGEIQNAIFDIQAETGVRGRKLYMPIRIGTTRKSHGPELAASVELLGRKKALAHLEQTLTEMKNLK, encoded by the coding sequence TTGGCAGATAAAAAGATTCGTGTACGTTATGCTCCGAGTCCGACCGGTCATTTGCATATCGGCAATGCCCGGACTGCATTGTTTAATTATTTATTTGCTCGTCACAATGGCGGCACATTTGTAATCAGGATTGAGGATACTGACTTAAAAAGAAACATCGCGGACGGTGAAAGAAGTCAGTTAGATAACCTAAAGTGGTTAGGAATGGATTGGGATGAAGGTCCAGACAAGCCAGGTGATTTTGGGCCTTATCGTCAATCTGAAAGGCTTTCAATTTATAAGCCTTTAATCCAAAAGTTATTAGATAATGGACAAGCTTATGAATCATTCGTGACTGAAGAGGAGCTAACTAAGCAACGTGAAGAACAGCGTGCACAAGGAGTTGCCCCTCATTATGTTTATGAATATCAGGGAATGACTGCGGAAGAAATTAAAGAAAAACAGGCGGCAGATAGAGCTGCTGGTCTGAAGCCAGTTGTTCGAATTCGAGTTCCTGAGAATAAAACTTATGAGTTTGATGACATCGTTAAAGGACCAATCAGCTTTGATTCGGATACAATTGGTGGTGACTTTGTTATTCAAAAACGTGATGGTATGCCAACTTATAATTTCGCAGTAGTAGTTGACGATCATATGATGCAGATTACTCATGTATTGCGTGGCGATGATCATATTGCTAATACTCCTAAACAATTAGTTGTTTACGAAGCATTTGGTTGGGAACCACCAGTCTTTGGACATATGACTTTGATTATTAATACAGAAACAGGTAAAAAGCTATCTAAACGTGATGAAAGTGTCTTGCAGTTTATTGAACAGTATCGTGAACTTGGGTATTTGCCAGATGCAATGTTTAATTTCATTACTTTACTGGGGTGGTCACCGGTTGGGGAAAAAGAAATTTTTACTCGCAAGCAGTTAATTAAAATGTTTGATCCCAAGCGTCTGAGCCGATCCCCGGCTTCATTTGACGGCAAAAAATTGGAATGGGTTAATAATCAATATGTTAAGAATGCCCGGATGGATCGGATTGCTAACGAATCAATCAAACAATTGATTAGAGCAAAACGATTACCCGAAAACCCCGATGCAAAAACAGTTGCTTGGGCGCGTTCTTTAACTGATTTGTTTAAACAGCAAATGTCATATATGGGAGAAATTATTGATTTATCAGGAATTTTCTTCCTTGATCCACCAGTTTTAGATGAGGCAGCTAAGACGGAATTACGGGATGAAAATGCTGTTTTAGTCTTAGAAAAATTCATTGAAAAAGTTAAAAGCATGCCGTTATTTGATGCAGGTGAAATTCAAAATGCAATTTTTGATATTCAAGCAGAAACCGGAGTTCGTGGTCGGAAATTATATATGCCAATTAGAATTGGGACAACTCGTAAATCTCACGGCCCAGAGTTGGCAGCTTCGGTTGAATTATTAGGGCGCAAAAAGGCGTTAGCTCATTTAGAGCAAACCTTAACTGAAATGAAAAATCTCAAATAA